The following are from one region of the Rhodothermales bacterium genome:
- a CDS encoding citrate lyase ACP, which translates to MTNQTEANGRANVNRSEAGRRGDGVRSDVFVSVERTERGGLSLDVTSRAEALYGESIRKDVTEVVNAFGLGDATVTVEDQGALPFVLAARVETALRRLGLEGDGRPARHPRTYPRTERDRLRRSRLYLPGNEPKFMINAALHAPDAVILDLEDSVHPLEKDAARIVVRNALRCLDFRGCERMVRINQHEAGLLDLDAVIPESPDLILIPKAQTVDDVRQVVERIREIQRGTEQPEPIWIMPILESALGIENAFDIARASENVVALTIGLEDYTADLGVRKTFEGDESLYARMRLVNASVAAGLQAIDSVFGNVGDMDALRAWATRSKGMGFEGMGCIHPRQIRPIHESFAPSEAEIEKSLTIVAAFELAQARGLSVVSLGSKMIDPPVVIRAQRLVETARRAGLISDESDIPKNAADS; encoded by the coding sequence ATGACGAATCAGACAGAAGCAAACGGTCGGGCCAACGTGAACCGAAGTGAGGCCGGCCGTCGTGGAGATGGCGTACGATCGGACGTGTTCGTATCTGTCGAACGTACCGAACGTGGTGGCCTGTCACTCGATGTCACATCCAGGGCGGAGGCGCTGTACGGCGAATCTATCCGGAAAGATGTGACCGAAGTCGTAAACGCTTTCGGACTGGGTGACGCAACCGTAACGGTCGAGGACCAGGGTGCGCTCCCGTTCGTGCTTGCAGCCCGGGTTGAGACTGCATTGCGAAGGCTGGGTCTCGAGGGCGACGGACGGCCGGCTCGCCATCCGCGTACGTATCCAAGGACCGAGCGTGACCGGCTTCGTCGCTCGCGACTTTACCTGCCGGGCAACGAGCCAAAGTTCATGATCAACGCGGCATTGCATGCGCCCGACGCAGTGATCCTCGATCTGGAAGACTCGGTTCACCCACTCGAGAAAGACGCGGCGCGGATTGTGGTACGGAACGCACTGCGATGCCTCGATTTCCGGGGCTGTGAGCGCATGGTACGAATCAACCAGCACGAGGCGGGACTTCTTGATCTCGATGCCGTGATTCCGGAGTCACCGGATCTCATACTGATTCCGAAAGCCCAGACTGTTGACGATGTACGCCAGGTCGTGGAAAGAATACGTGAGATTCAGCGCGGTACAGAACAGCCGGAGCCGATCTGGATCATGCCTATTCTGGAGTCGGCGCTCGGCATCGAGAACGCATTCGACATCGCGCGCGCATCAGAAAATGTCGTCGCGCTGACCATCGGATTGGAGGACTATACTGCCGACCTGGGCGTGCGAAAGACCTTCGAGGGCGATGAGTCTCTTTATGCGCGAATGCGACTGGTCAACGCCTCGGTCGCCGCCGGTTTGCAGGCGATTGACTCCGTCTTTGGCAACGTCGGCGACATGGACGCCCTCAGAGCATGGGCCACACGATCAAAGGGGATGGGATTTGAAGGCATGGGCTGCATACATCCTCGTCAGATTCGGCCGATTCACGAATCGTTCGCCCCGTCGGAAGCAGAGATAGAGAAATCACTGACGATTGTTGCTGCCTTCGAGTTGGCACAGGCACGGGGACTGAGTGTTGTGAGCCTCGGCTCAAAAATGATCGATCCCCCGGTCGTGATCCGTGCCCAGCGTCTCGTCGAAACGGCACGAAGAGCCGGGCTTATATCAGATGAATCCGACATTCCCAAGAACGCGGCAGACTCCTGA